gaaaaaaaaaatactaGACAAAGAAAATCGCTTTAAAAATCCTAAAAGAGGCCATAAATTTACCTTATATAAAGTTCAGTGATATCAAGAGATAACTGGGCATGCCAATCAGGTTTTTCAATCAACAAAACAGCACGGTCCTCTCTGCTTTGATAAAACCCTAAGCTCCTAAGCCATGCTTCAATGCAAGGCAAGCTGTGAGAGTAAAGTGGCTTGTTCTTATCCGGGAGTCTGCTGAGCCACTCATCTTCAGCGGTCGGCAACTCCCCAGCTTCTGATGATTTTGAAGAAACAAAGGTTGCAATTTTCCTTTGGCACTGAGAAACAGAGTGAGGGAATGATAGagattttctgaaaacagaaaAAGGGGGAAATTTTGGATGAGTTGCTGAGGCTTGCGAAGTAATGATTAACTTTGAGACATGAAAAGCagacattttttatttttctggTTCTTCTACTTTTAATTGCTATTACTTTTTGGTCGATAGattgttaaaaattaaaattttcatgagTTTTCAAGGGAAGACAATAGAGTGATGGTTGAACTGGAAACTGGAGTATGGTTCACAGTGTAAACTAAACCCCATTCCGTTATCTTCCATGTATGTATACGGTTGTATTGGGGATTAGGGAATTTTcctattatttttttttgaaaaagtataaaaaaaatccaaaatttatGAAAGGATAAACTACGCATTTAGTCACTTTGGAATAGTTCAAATTGCATTTTTATCATTGAACTTTAACAAATTACAATGTGATCACTAATGTTTTTGAAAATTACAATATATTCACTAACGTTATTGATTTATTACATTTAGATTACTAAACTGTCATTAGCCATTAATGGCACAAGATGGTGTGTCACCTTATAGCATCATTTTAGGAGAaactgtaacacctcttacccgtattcgatgccgaaatagggtacgagtggaaacacaaaaatatacacacttaaattcatgcagtttcagtaaaattattgtcgaaaaatatataattattataaaataattattttggacttaaattattaacataatgaattttaaataattttataataaattttgattaattttgatcattttcgacagatttgcacaaaggacGAAAGTTAGCTTGAcagacactactagaagcgcAAAATCGAAAAGTAATTTTTGAAGCATCAAGACGACTGAATTTTTCAGCTAAAGATGGTCCAACTTATGtgttatttcataatataattaatttcaatttatatccaatttaatttggattaaataaattattattaattaattattaaaaagtggtccagttgagCCGAACCGAGTGAACCGAATTAACCAAGAAGtggacagcccaaaaccgtccatatgctgacccaaatcagcttattggcTGATTATTTAGCTTACAAAGAGGCctttgaagacttgttcaagttgcaaacaaacccctccacaattggtggctttatagatttgccccaagcctaaattagcaaagttgaaactatcaaccttgccacatgtgtggccggccaaagCTCTTTGGTtgataattttagctatttttagtaGCCCTCTttagctataaaaacccccttaGGCTGGTCATTTGAAACACACCTCAAGCATTCAaatcttttctcttttctctccactttctctcttcttttccattccaaattccctttgtaacaccccttacccatgttctaagccagaacaaggtacggaatattacagatcacgaaaacatgaattcacacatttacctgatcttacgtaattaattcctctagcttgaacaaaaatagataacattaacagatatacataagtacaagtaaattatcaaattttgaaaagtaatattttaaaacaaattatttatgacacataacaaaatggtttagccctctatacatgccataattccaaaatagtgtttataaaataccaaaaagtcttgatagtgtggatgagtctccgacgatctccaaatctcgagctggcttagtaattctataagacaagaaaaagaaaagaaggtaagcatatagcttagtaagtaagtacgaaattgatattcaatttatcaaagtaaaacaatcatacTAGTATATAATAACATATTCAGGGCAGGTTGTTTTCTAGAGTCCtggtttaaaaaaaaatcatatctcgagctacaaaactcgaaatccaattccgtaaattttccctgaaactagactcatatgtctacttactaatttttttttctagaatttttggttgggtcaattagtacagtttattagttaaagtctcccctatttcagggttcgactactctgaccccagtgcactacgaaccaaatttatccctgtacagaattccaacgaccatgtcaTTTGTTTcctttaaaattagactcaataaggaaccCATTCATGTaaagtatgactcttaataatttttgtacaatttatggtgaatttctaaagtcagaacaggggatctcaaattcattcagaccctgtttcacaaaaattcaaatatcacacaatatagaattcttttgcttcccctatttcttttaggtgaaaatagactcattatcgggcacatatatcatttgcatttttattcaacttccatgatttttggtaaattttaaaaatcatgtaactgctgctgtccaacactgttttatttctaacattcactcttgcataattTCACATAGTCCTTTTTTTTATACCAGAATTCACTCAATTATAGAGCACATAGCTCCTAgcttttcataaacataaatttgcACATATCCACCTTATAATAACTTTCACATATTACCACTTTATCGATTTTTCCAGTTGAACTCaatagaaaaataacaaatataacattgtttacacatatttcccctttccacacttatagccgaagctatctgatacGCATAGTAGGCTGCACttgtactacacacatgacctcaccatctgatacacgtagtagcctgcacttagtactacacacgtcatcgaagtcattgagtacgcatagtagcctgtacttagtactacacatgcgacttaaCAGTATGGAACACGtactagcctgcacttagtactacacacgtgtattCACAATGGGTCATTCGTATTGTTCCTATTCTGAGGGTTCAACcggaaaatctttcctttttcaccgttaacacttattcataatctaattaaatttgtaagtttccatcatttaatcattctatggacagtcaccaattcatatgataacaacataaaataacataaaaaaaatcgataaattattcatgtacaaacttacctcggtgcaaactttagaaatgctataatttagtccgaaagcttttcttttccccgatcacgatcgattccacgtctttcttgatctataacaacacatttagctcatttaacactcatactatttatttccatccaaaaatcatattatggaaaaattacatttttgccccctaacttttacaaaattatgattttacccctaggctcggaaatttaatttcagcccttagtcttatgttttatgacatgctaaacatttttctcttctatggaaacatcaaattctcattcTAACATGTACtaatgaatattaggtatttttgccgattaagcccttttactcgttttcactcaaaaccgagtagcacaagttgtctaacataatttaaaacctcatattctatcataaaacaccaaaatacaaaaatttcacctatgggtatttttcgaaatatgaaccctaggttgaattattgctaacataagctaaatcgagctaccgggatttcaaaaacataaaaatcattaaaaacggggcttgaaatcacttactatgaagcttgaaaattgaagaaaccctagctatggaggagatcAAAATTCGACAgcaactaattgagaagatgaccatttttgtgttatttttcccattttatttcatttaatatacaaatgaccaaaatgcccttactactaaactttcaaaaaattccatccatgtccaatttttgtccatagacttagaaattggtcaaatttctatttaagacctcttaattaatattccaaagcaatttcatactaaaaacttctagaacacaagttttgcaaattattcgatttagtccctaatctcaacttaagcgcttaatgcatagaatttcatcacgaaattttcactcaatcatgaaatcatatcataaacctcaaaataattataaaacaattatttctatctcaaatttatggtcataaaaccactatttcaattaggccctaattcgggttgtcacaattctcccccctttagggattttcgtccccgaaaatcttactggtaaagaggttcgggtactgtttccccatagcttcctcaggttcctacatagcctcttctattccatgtctgtgccacaatactttcaccaaggctatacttttatttctcaactgtttaatttctcgagccaaaatctttatttattccccctcataggtcatatccggtcgaatttcaatttctgttagaggaatcacatgtgaaggatcagaacggtaacgttgcagcatcgacacatgaaacgcattatgaatcttttccaactcggtTGGCAAGGCTagccgataagccactggtccaactctttcaataacCTTATAAGACCCaatgaaacgcggactcaacttgccttttcggccaaactttaaaattttattccacGGAGATAGCTTTAGAAAatctttatcacccacttggaactcaatctcttttctcttcaaatccgcatatgacttttgttgatctgaagcagctttcagacaatcacgaatcactttcactttctcttcagtttctctaatcaagtcaactccgtgaatctgtttctcactgagctcggtccaatacaagggagtccgacacttgcgaccatacaatgcttcgtacggtgccatctgtatgttcgattgaaaactgttgctGTAGGCAAATTCGACTAAGGGTAAATATTTCTCCGAATTACCctgaaattctaaaacacaacatcggagcatatcctcgagtacctgaattactctttcggattgaccattagtttgtggatgaaatgcggtactgaaattcaattttgtacccaaagtttcttgcaactttttccaaaacctcgaagtaaatctcggatctctatctgaaataatagacataggtactccgtgtaatttcacaatttcagaaatatataattcaaccaacttatcaagagagtaatcagtaagtaccggaataaaatgagctgatttagttagTCTGTCAATTATTACCCAGATGAcatttttctttttcggagtcggggcaaccctgtcacaaaatccaacgtaattctgtcccatttccactcgggaatcatcactggttgaagtaaacctgaaggtacttggtgttcagctttcattTGCTGGCAAATCAAGCATTTtgctacaaactcagagatatctctcttcataccattccaccaatatattttcttcaggtcattgtacattttcgtactaccaggatgaacttgcaaacaaccactgtgtgcctcatgtaaaatcttctgaatcaactcagcatctttcggtacacatactcgATCACGGAATATTAAGCAATCCTCTGGTCCGATTCGAAAATCTGAGTTACAATccaattcacactgagctcgctTGGCTCGCAATTCATTGCCAttcttctaagcttcacaaatttgctgaagaaatagcgGCCTAACTCTTAACTCggccaaaatcaaaccatcatcaaacatagcCAAATCTGTacccatagctctcaaagcaaacaaagattttctacttagggcatcagcgactacattcgctttcccgggatgataatcaattattaattcataatcttttaataattcaagccatctccgttgtcgtaaattcaaatatttttgattcatcaaatatttcaaacttttgtgatcagtaaagattTGGCATTTCTTGCCGTataaataatgacgccaaatcttcaaagcaaagacAATGGCGGCCAACTataaatcatgtgtcgggtaattcttcttgtacggtttcaactgtcttgaagcataagctactactttaccttcttgcattaaaacacaaccaagaCCAATTGATGACGCgtcactatatatcacaaattctttccccgacttgggttgcactaacactggtgctttgGTCAACCGctctttcaacttctcaaaactttgttgacactcttTAGTCCAATTAAACtcaacattcttttgcaacagcttagtcataggagaggtgatcatcgaaaatccctcgacaaagCGTCGATAATATCCacctaagcccaaaaagcttctaatctTAGATACATCCTTCGGCAGTTTCCAATTAAAAATTGCCAAAACTTTTCTCGGAtcgacccgaataccatcacccgaaactacatgtcccaaaaatccgacttcatgaagccaaaattcacttttattgAAATTAGCAaataatttcttttctcttaaaatctATAATACCATtcttaaatgttcagcatgctcggactcgtttcgagaataaatcaggatatcatctatgaacacaaccacaaacctatccaagtatggccaaaagatttgattcatcaaatccataaagatagccggagcattagttaaaccaaaaggcatcacaaggaattcatagtgtccatacctcgttttgaagtggtttttggcacatccaactctttaactctcaactgatagtaaccggatctcaaatcaatctttgaaaacactgtcgcCCCTTTTAactagtcaaacaaatcatcgattctcaaCAACGGATACCT
Above is a genomic segment from Gossypium arboreum isolate Shixiya-1 chromosome 8, ASM2569848v2, whole genome shotgun sequence containing:
- the LOC108468040 gene encoding uncharacterized protein LOC108468040, with translation MSAFHVSKLIITSQASATHPKFPPFSVFRKSLSFPHSVSQCQRKIATFVSSKSSEAGELPTAEDEWLSRLPDKNKPLYSHSLPCIEAWLRSLGFYQSREDRAVLLIEKPDWHAQLSLDITELYIRYLKSGPGNLERDVERRFSYALSREDIENAILGGP